The Pangasianodon hypophthalmus isolate fPanHyp1 chromosome 13, fPanHyp1.pri, whole genome shotgun sequence genome includes a window with the following:
- the LOC113527937 gene encoding myosin phosphatase Rho-interacting protein isoform X2, translating into MSLVKMEVSCNKFQANVFDQSRCQNCFKSRELHVTTREEMEQLYYIHILQVKPIYASWLCLAPEGLDFDSPMQRSRKWQRRFFILYEHGCLEFALDELPSTVPQGTVNLHQCTDVIDAEDRTGQKNTLCIITPDQEIYIRGDSKEIISGWCEQLLVFRQTNEQRRRKKGSRTPVPSQEEASIIKPVCSIGAAYTGTVEDNKLRYPREEDEPSEKTEDMNVGQDVNVTTPDSDSLGSGKLKTHDINQETFSVDTHQAEGGSSLQLSFHHHPTSVHSPEPWRTVTRDLSPSDLPLNSSASHSLHWQEDDAENCAKKHTMSSSLAKHMTQDQENTEELHAGTQEDKNGKDSCFITCSMPGDECWTNENEKQCKMCPECSSRSQTGHIQNTEKSVGLLEAPQSNIPPLRRLQTVEIKASESTMTPDLLNFKKGWLFMDDHDRWRKYWFVLSAHSLRYYFDSGAEEVSQLVGEIDLTTCHRVTELHDQRNFGFELWTHRMVYKLATTTAGKRQNWIQALTKNIQDQNAPDVASIPDNCPSRVGPHSGPDVTQESMSLSCPVNEKCCTKQRSDHYRRRRGRPKTSRWTDMLIQEGTREQERVEQNAEESISRRRGREERRQRYAIVMGSSVCPLDERNSSTQENQQQERMREIEECWLQVEKMAIREEKRVLLYPEYQSEDSVELKKLLEHYGKRMEELTVRSESANQEYSQDHAHGTDWSLGEPTCDPGTEWEPQKIGPNKQNPSLTDKYQEPKGLVSLKDLRRQQISDLLDLYPLSQSNSEFTNEPKRKSECNLLHQGITSDKPIKSLSSLGLCQASRDLGDDPTWARMFSERTALMIREGTVSDQAMVKLLSQEAEFLTRQNEALNQRNQELVNQLAEADREIDRLKAELFSQPNGHQPELESIVECLELELARSCGQLQEAQTQLAEMEDNLKDTHQTLQLKEATLRGLGLLNMDSEYKIAFPEIIDRLHQCVQVLEFKVSELVSQQWLSTLTCKELQTQNTSLMKLEVQNSQKIMEDDTKNMMLERELESNIPLCEGLAHTKDEQHQNRIETVEVALKKRSNVFSLLIEVIRQLAGNEMPESVSEHETAQMNPKVLRRLQLEKDIWESFVNTLKSATSDNLENEEAACLLRSAEMKLGEVKMYLSALSIYKSISCNPLTLSSNSGPDNSGNTSSSNPDIIGINDGKMEKEQNNVMWKGLKEHMEKRLILIDHVTSKLESFTNNETLSEITRQFQKTNTFYPIISVVMDIMAAYLVEKLSHSVIMQKSVAIQTENQEMLEQNIMAVNEKPEVSEGTGKETITYLKSRIKELEHLLSERLTSLQQQHEKDKERLKVDIMAGFEQGITLLRESHRKATEVLLLKHQREQELLKEEKERLLTEEVAACLTVIETMKRAHSSELEKMLQKACREKTYSGGTNIDVILKNHSEELSAVQRELDALSEQYTQKCLENMHLAEALQAERDALQQYQCQNLALSAHNQELTSHLAEEIMRLSTVAKDGCNHDREQYELMIKLQVKEFCQEQEIDILKNELYAAKMDQKVASERFQEIQTELNLVKETAEQQISQLNENLRLVYEALEESIKKTTPATPLAASSQPVLFKS; encoded by the exons ctataCTATATCCATATTTTACag GTGAAACCCATCTATGCAAGCTGGCTCTGCCTTGCACCTGAAGGGTTGGATTTCGACAGTCCAATGCAGCGGTCCAGG AAATGGCAGCGTCGCTTTTTCATCCTGTATGAGCACGGCTGCTTAGAGTTTGCTCTTGATGAGTTG CCAAGTACAGTTCCCCAAGGAACTGTGAACTTGCATCAGTGCACTGATGTGATTGACgcagaggacaggacaggacagaaaaacacactgtgCATCATCACTCCAGACCAAGAGATTTACATCCGTGGAGACAGCAAAGAGATCAtcagtgg TTGGTGCGAGCAGCTTCTAGTTTTCAGACAGACCAATGAACAAAGgcgaaggaaaaaaggaagcagGACGCCTGTTCCCTCACAG GAGGAAGCATCTATAATAAAACCTGTGTGCAGCATTGGAGCTGCATACACAGGAACAGTAGAAGACAATAAACTACGTTACCCAAGGGAGGAAGATGAACCAAGTGAGAAAACTGAGGATATGAACGTAGGCCAGGATGTGAATGTTACCACCCCTGATTCTGATTCCCTCGGCTCAG GAAAGTTGAAAACTCATGACATTAATCAGGAGACCTTCAGTGTAGACACACATCAAGCTGAGGGTGGTTCGAGCCTTCAGTTGTCCTTTCACCATCATCCGACATCTGTCCACAGCCCTGAGCCGTGGAGAACTGTGACCCGTGACCTGTCTCCATCTGATTTGCCTCTCAACAGCAGTGCTTCCCACTCTCTACATTGGCAAGAGGATGATGCAGAGAACTGTGCTAAAAAACATACTATGTCCTCATCATTAGCAAAGCATATGACACAAGACCAAGAAAATACTGAAGAACTCCATGCTGGGACACAAGAAGATAAGAACGGCAAGGATTCTTGCTTCATCACGTGCAG CATGCCTGGGGATGAGTGTTGgactaatgaaaatgaaaaacagtgtAAAATGTGTCCAGAGTGCAGCAGCAGAAGTCAAACTGGCCACATCCAGAACACG GAGAAGTCTGTAGGACTGCTGGAAGCACCACAAAGCAACATTCCTCCTCTGAGAAGACTGCAGACAGTGGAAATCAAAGCTTCAGAGTCTACCATGACG CCAGACCTTTTGAACTTCAAAAAAGGGTGGCTCTTCATGGATGACCATGATCGG TGGAGGAAGTACTGGTTTGTGCTGTCTGCTCATAGCCTACGTTATTACTTTGACTCTGGAGCAGAGGAG gtATCACAACTAGTAGGAGAAATTGACCTGACTACTTGTCACAGAGTGACTGAGCTTCATGATCAGAGGAACTTTGGCTTTGAACTATGG ACTCATAGAATGGTCTACAAGTTGGCCACTACAACTGCTGGGAAGCGACAAAACTGGATCCAGGCTCTTACAAAGAATATTCAGGACCAGAATGCCCCAGATGTTGCCAG CATTCCAGATAACTGTCCATCCAGAGTGGGCCCTCACTCTGGGCCAGATGTTACTCAAGAATCCATGTCTCTGTCTTGCCCTGTCAATGAAAAGTGCTGCACAAAACAGAGATCTGATCACTATAGGAGGCGCCGAGGCCGCCCTAAAACTTCCCGCTGGACTGATATGTTAATCCAGGAAGGGACCAGAGAACAAGAGAGGGTAGAGCAGAATGCAGAAGAGAGCATCAGTAGGCGGAGGGGAAGAGAGGAGCGCAGGCAAAGGTATGCCATCGTGATGGGGTCCTCAGTATGCCCCTTAGATGAGAGGAACAGCTCTACACAGGAGAATCAGCAGcaagagagaatgagggagatTGAAGAATGTTGGCTGCAGGTGGAGAAGATGGCTatcagagaggagaagagggtGCTGCTTTACCCAGAATACCAGAGTGAGGACTCTGTTGAGCTGAAGAAACTTCTAGAACATTACGGGAAGAGA ATGGAGGAACTGACTGTCCGGTCAGAGTCAGCAAATCAGGAATACTCACAAGATCATGCACATGGCACAGACTGGAGTTTGGGG GAACCAACATGTGATCCTGGAACCGAATGGGAACCTCAGAAGATAGgtccaaataaacaaaatccCAGTCTGACTGACAAGTACCAAGAGCCCAAAGGGCTTGTGAGTTTGAAAGATCTAAGAAGACAACAGATCAGTGACCTCCTGGACCTTTATCCTTTATCCCAGTCCAACTCTGAATTCACAAATGAACCTAAAAGAAAGAGTGAATGCAATCTGTTGCATCAGGGAATTACTTCTGACAAACCCATTAAGAGCCTCAGTTCACTTGGTTTGTGCCAGGCAAGCAGAGACTTGGGAGATGACCCTACTTGGGCCAGAATGTTCAGTGAAAGAACTGCGCTGATGATAAGAGAAGGTACTGTTTCAGATCAAGCCATGGTGAAGCTGTTATCTCAGGAAGCTGAATTCCTGACTAGACAAAATGAGGCCCTTAACCAGCGGAATCAAGAACTGGTAAACCAGCTAGCTGAAGCAGACCGAGAGATAGACAGGCTTAAGGCAGAGCTTTTCTCTCAACCAAATGGCCACCAGCCAGAACTGGAGTCCATAGTGGAGTGTTTGGAATTGGAATTGGCCAGGAGCTGTGGGCAACTCCAGGAGGCACAGACTCAGCTAGCAGAAATGGAGGATAATCTGAAAGACACTCATCAAACTCTGCAGCTGAAGGAGGCTACGCTTAGAGGCCTGGGCTTGTTAAACATGGACAGTGAATACAAAATAGCATTTCCAGAAATAATTGATAGACTCCATCAGTGTGTGCAGGTGCTGGAGTTCAAAGTCTCTGAGTTGGTGAGCCAACAATGGCTTTCAACTCTGACATGTAAGGAACTACAGACCCAGAACACCTCTCTCATGAAATTAGAGGTTCAGAATAGTCAGAAGATAATGGAGGATGACACGAAAAACATGATGTTGGAAAGAGAGCTAGAATCTAATATACCTCTGTGTGAAGGATTGGCACACACAAAAGACGAGCAGCATCAGAACAGAATAGAAACAGTTGAAGTAGCATTAAAGAAGAGGTCCAATGTGTTTAGTTTGTTAATAGAGGTCATCCGTCAACTAGCTGGAAATGAGATGCCAGAATCTGTCTCAGAACATGAGACTGCACAGATGAACCCCAAAGTGTTAAGGAGGCTACAATTGGAAAAAGACATTTGGGAAAGCTTTGTGAACACTTTAAAGAGCGCTACCTCTGATAACTTGGAGAATGAGGAAGCTGCCTGTCTACTACGGAGTGCCGAGATGAAACTAGGGGAAGTTAAAATGTACCTTTCAGCCCTCAGCATTTACAAAAGTATCAGTTGTAACCCACTAACCCTGAGCAGCAATTCAGGACCAGATAATTCAGGCAATACATCTTCAAGTAACCCTGACATTATTGGTATAAATGATGGAAAAATGGAGAAGGAACAAAATAATGTTATGTGGAAAGGTCTGAAAGAGCACATGGAGAAGAGATTGATCCTGATTGATCATGTAACATCTAAATTGGAATCATTTACCAATAATGAAACTCTTTCTGAGATAACAAGGCAGTTTCAGAAAACAAATACATTCTATCCTATAATCAGTGTTGTCATGGACATTATGGCTGCTTATTTGGTAGAGAAGCTGAGTCATTCTGTAATAATGCAAAAATCTGTAGCAATACAAACTGAAAACCAAGAGATGCTGGAACAGAACATCATGGCTGTTAATGAAAAACCTGAGGTCAGTGAAGGCACTGGGAAAGAAACTATTACCTATTTGAAAAGTCGAATTAAGGAACTGGAGCACCTGCTATCTGAGAGACTGACATCTCTACAGCAGCAACACGAAAAGGACAAGGAGAGACTCAAGGTGGACATAATG GCTGGATTTGAACAGGGCATCACCTTGTTGAGGGAGTCTCATAGGAAAGCCACAGAAGTCCTTCTCCTCAAACACCAGCGGGAGCAGGAGTTGTtaaaggaggagaaagaaagacttCTAACTGAAGAAGTGGCCGCCTGTCTCACTG TTATAGAAACTATGAAGAGAGCCCATAGCTCAGAGCTGGAGAAAATGCTTCAGAAGGCATGTCGGGAGAAGACCTATAGCGGTGGCACAAATATTGACGTGATACTGAAAAATCACAG tgaGGAGTTGTCAGCAGTTCAGAGGGAGCTGGATGCATTGTCTGAGCAGTACACGCAAAAATGTCTGGAGAATATGCACCTGGCTGAAGCTctgcaggcagagagagacgcTCTACAGCAGTATCAGTGCCAGAACCTAGCACTTAGTGCTCACAATCAG GAGCTAACTAGTCACCTTGCTGAGGAGATCATGAGATTGTCAACAGTGGCAAAGGATGGTTGTAATCATGATAGGGAACAATATGAACTGATG ATCAAGCTCCAGGTAAAAGAGTTCTGTCAGGAACAGGaaattgacattttaaaaaatgaactcTATGCTGCCAAAATG GATCAAAAAGTTGCTTCAGAGAGATTCCAAGAAATTCAGACAGAACTCAACTTGGTCAAGGAGACAGCAGAACAACAAATTTCACAGCTGAATGAGAATCTGAGACTAGTTTATGAGGCCTTAGAAGAGTCTATAAAGAAGACGACGCCAGCTACTCCACTTGCTGCTTCCTCCCAGCCTGTGCTATTTAAAAGCTGA
- the LOC113527937 gene encoding myosin phosphatase Rho-interacting protein isoform X3 has protein sequence MSLVKMEVSCNKFQANVFDQSRCQNCFKSRELHVTTREEMEQLYYIHILQVKPIYASWLCLAPEGLDFDSPMQRSRKWQRRFFILYEHGCLEFALDELPSTVPQGTVNLHQCTDVIDAEDRTGQKNTLCIITPDQEIYIRGDSKEIISGWCEQLLVFRQTNEQRRRKKGSRTPVPSQEEASIIKPVCSIGAAYTGTVEDNKLRYPREEDEPSEKTEDMNVGQDVNVTTPDSDSLGSGKLKTHDINQETFSVDTHQAEGGSSLQLSFHHHPTSVHSPEPWRTVTRDLSPSDLPLNSSASHSLHWQEDDAENCAKKHTMSSSLAKHMTQDQENTEELHAGTQEDKNGKDSCFITCSMPGDECWTNENEKQCKMCPECSSRSQTGHIQNTEKSVGLLEAPQSNIPPLRRLQTVEIKASESTMTPDLLNFKKGWLFMDDHDRWRKYWFVLSAHSLRYYFDSGAEEVSQLVGEIDLTTCHRVTELHDQRNFGFELWTHRMVYKLATTTAGKRQNWIQALTKNIQDQNAPDVASIPDNCPSRVGPHSGPDVTQESMSLSCPVNEKCCTKQRSDHYRRRRGRPKTSRWTDMLIQEGTREQERVEQNAEESISRRRGREERRQRYAIVMGSSVCPLDERNSSTQENQQQERMREIEECWLQVEKMAIREEKRVLLYPEYQSEDSVELKKLLEHYGKRMEELTVRSESANQEYSQDHAHGTDWSLGQEPTCDPGTEWEPQKIGPNKQNPSLTDKYQEPKGLVSLKDLRRQQISDLLDLYPLSQSNSEFTNEPKRKSECNLLHQGITSDKPIKSLSSLGLCQASRDLGDDPTWARMFSERTALMIREGTVSDQAMVKLLSQEAEFLTRQNEALNQRNQELVNQLAEADREIDRLKAELFSQPNGHQPELESIVECLELELARSCGQLQEAQTQLAEMEDNLKDTHQTLQLKEATLRGLGLLNMDSEYKIAFPEIIDRLHQCVQVLEFKVSELVSQQWLSTLTCKELQTQNTSLMKLEVQNSQKIMEDDTKNMMLERELESNIPLCEGLAHTKDEQHQNRIETVEVALKKRSNVFSLLIEVIRQLAGNEMPESVSEHETAQMNPKVLRRLQLEKDIWESFVNTLKSATSDNLENEEAACLLRSAEMKLGEVKMYLSALSIYKSISCNPLTLSSNSGPDNSGNTSSSNPDIIGINDGKMEKEQNNVMWKGLKEHMEKRLILIDHVTSKLESFTNNETLSEITRQFQKTNTFYPIISVVMDIMAAYLVEKLSHSVIMQKSVAIQTENQEMLEQNIMAVNEKPEVSEGTGKETITYLKSRIKELEHLLSERLTSLQQQHEKDKERLKAGFEQGITLLRESHRKATEVLLLKHQREQELLKEEKERLLTEEVAACLTVIETMKRAHSSELEKMLQKACREKTYSGGTNIDVILKNHSEELSAVQRELDALSEQYTQKCLENMHLAEALQAERDALQQYQCQNLALSAHNQELTSHLAEEIMRLSTVAKDGCNHDREQYELMIKLQVKEFCQEQEIDILKNELYAAKMDQKVASERFQEIQTELNLVKETAEQQISQLNENLRLVYEALEESIKKTTPATPLAASSQPVLFKS, from the exons ctataCTATATCCATATTTTACag GTGAAACCCATCTATGCAAGCTGGCTCTGCCTTGCACCTGAAGGGTTGGATTTCGACAGTCCAATGCAGCGGTCCAGG AAATGGCAGCGTCGCTTTTTCATCCTGTATGAGCACGGCTGCTTAGAGTTTGCTCTTGATGAGTTG CCAAGTACAGTTCCCCAAGGAACTGTGAACTTGCATCAGTGCACTGATGTGATTGACgcagaggacaggacaggacagaaaaacacactgtgCATCATCACTCCAGACCAAGAGATTTACATCCGTGGAGACAGCAAAGAGATCAtcagtgg TTGGTGCGAGCAGCTTCTAGTTTTCAGACAGACCAATGAACAAAGgcgaaggaaaaaaggaagcagGACGCCTGTTCCCTCACAG GAGGAAGCATCTATAATAAAACCTGTGTGCAGCATTGGAGCTGCATACACAGGAACAGTAGAAGACAATAAACTACGTTACCCAAGGGAGGAAGATGAACCAAGTGAGAAAACTGAGGATATGAACGTAGGCCAGGATGTGAATGTTACCACCCCTGATTCTGATTCCCTCGGCTCAG GAAAGTTGAAAACTCATGACATTAATCAGGAGACCTTCAGTGTAGACACACATCAAGCTGAGGGTGGTTCGAGCCTTCAGTTGTCCTTTCACCATCATCCGACATCTGTCCACAGCCCTGAGCCGTGGAGAACTGTGACCCGTGACCTGTCTCCATCTGATTTGCCTCTCAACAGCAGTGCTTCCCACTCTCTACATTGGCAAGAGGATGATGCAGAGAACTGTGCTAAAAAACATACTATGTCCTCATCATTAGCAAAGCATATGACACAAGACCAAGAAAATACTGAAGAACTCCATGCTGGGACACAAGAAGATAAGAACGGCAAGGATTCTTGCTTCATCACGTGCAG CATGCCTGGGGATGAGTGTTGgactaatgaaaatgaaaaacagtgtAAAATGTGTCCAGAGTGCAGCAGCAGAAGTCAAACTGGCCACATCCAGAACACG GAGAAGTCTGTAGGACTGCTGGAAGCACCACAAAGCAACATTCCTCCTCTGAGAAGACTGCAGACAGTGGAAATCAAAGCTTCAGAGTCTACCATGACG CCAGACCTTTTGAACTTCAAAAAAGGGTGGCTCTTCATGGATGACCATGATCGG TGGAGGAAGTACTGGTTTGTGCTGTCTGCTCATAGCCTACGTTATTACTTTGACTCTGGAGCAGAGGAG gtATCACAACTAGTAGGAGAAATTGACCTGACTACTTGTCACAGAGTGACTGAGCTTCATGATCAGAGGAACTTTGGCTTTGAACTATGG ACTCATAGAATGGTCTACAAGTTGGCCACTACAACTGCTGGGAAGCGACAAAACTGGATCCAGGCTCTTACAAAGAATATTCAGGACCAGAATGCCCCAGATGTTGCCAG CATTCCAGATAACTGTCCATCCAGAGTGGGCCCTCACTCTGGGCCAGATGTTACTCAAGAATCCATGTCTCTGTCTTGCCCTGTCAATGAAAAGTGCTGCACAAAACAGAGATCTGATCACTATAGGAGGCGCCGAGGCCGCCCTAAAACTTCCCGCTGGACTGATATGTTAATCCAGGAAGGGACCAGAGAACAAGAGAGGGTAGAGCAGAATGCAGAAGAGAGCATCAGTAGGCGGAGGGGAAGAGAGGAGCGCAGGCAAAGGTATGCCATCGTGATGGGGTCCTCAGTATGCCCCTTAGATGAGAGGAACAGCTCTACACAGGAGAATCAGCAGcaagagagaatgagggagatTGAAGAATGTTGGCTGCAGGTGGAGAAGATGGCTatcagagaggagaagagggtGCTGCTTTACCCAGAATACCAGAGTGAGGACTCTGTTGAGCTGAAGAAACTTCTAGAACATTACGGGAAGAGA ATGGAGGAACTGACTGTCCGGTCAGAGTCAGCAAATCAGGAATACTCACAAGATCATGCACATGGCACAGACTGGAGTTTGGGG CAGGAACCAACATGTGATCCTGGAACCGAATGGGAACCTCAGAAGATAGgtccaaataaacaaaatccCAGTCTGACTGACAAGTACCAAGAGCCCAAAGGGCTTGTGAGTTTGAAAGATCTAAGAAGACAACAGATCAGTGACCTCCTGGACCTTTATCCTTTATCCCAGTCCAACTCTGAATTCACAAATGAACCTAAAAGAAAGAGTGAATGCAATCTGTTGCATCAGGGAATTACTTCTGACAAACCCATTAAGAGCCTCAGTTCACTTGGTTTGTGCCAGGCAAGCAGAGACTTGGGAGATGACCCTACTTGGGCCAGAATGTTCAGTGAAAGAACTGCGCTGATGATAAGAGAAGGTACTGTTTCAGATCAAGCCATGGTGAAGCTGTTATCTCAGGAAGCTGAATTCCTGACTAGACAAAATGAGGCCCTTAACCAGCGGAATCAAGAACTGGTAAACCAGCTAGCTGAAGCAGACCGAGAGATAGACAGGCTTAAGGCAGAGCTTTTCTCTCAACCAAATGGCCACCAGCCAGAACTGGAGTCCATAGTGGAGTGTTTGGAATTGGAATTGGCCAGGAGCTGTGGGCAACTCCAGGAGGCACAGACTCAGCTAGCAGAAATGGAGGATAATCTGAAAGACACTCATCAAACTCTGCAGCTGAAGGAGGCTACGCTTAGAGGCCTGGGCTTGTTAAACATGGACAGTGAATACAAAATAGCATTTCCAGAAATAATTGATAGACTCCATCAGTGTGTGCAGGTGCTGGAGTTCAAAGTCTCTGAGTTGGTGAGCCAACAATGGCTTTCAACTCTGACATGTAAGGAACTACAGACCCAGAACACCTCTCTCATGAAATTAGAGGTTCAGAATAGTCAGAAGATAATGGAGGATGACACGAAAAACATGATGTTGGAAAGAGAGCTAGAATCTAATATACCTCTGTGTGAAGGATTGGCACACACAAAAGACGAGCAGCATCAGAACAGAATAGAAACAGTTGAAGTAGCATTAAAGAAGAGGTCCAATGTGTTTAGTTTGTTAATAGAGGTCATCCGTCAACTAGCTGGAAATGAGATGCCAGAATCTGTCTCAGAACATGAGACTGCACAGATGAACCCCAAAGTGTTAAGGAGGCTACAATTGGAAAAAGACATTTGGGAAAGCTTTGTGAACACTTTAAAGAGCGCTACCTCTGATAACTTGGAGAATGAGGAAGCTGCCTGTCTACTACGGAGTGCCGAGATGAAACTAGGGGAAGTTAAAATGTACCTTTCAGCCCTCAGCATTTACAAAAGTATCAGTTGTAACCCACTAACCCTGAGCAGCAATTCAGGACCAGATAATTCAGGCAATACATCTTCAAGTAACCCTGACATTATTGGTATAAATGATGGAAAAATGGAGAAGGAACAAAATAATGTTATGTGGAAAGGTCTGAAAGAGCACATGGAGAAGAGATTGATCCTGATTGATCATGTAACATCTAAATTGGAATCATTTACCAATAATGAAACTCTTTCTGAGATAACAAGGCAGTTTCAGAAAACAAATACATTCTATCCTATAATCAGTGTTGTCATGGACATTATGGCTGCTTATTTGGTAGAGAAGCTGAGTCATTCTGTAATAATGCAAAAATCTGTAGCAATACAAACTGAAAACCAAGAGATGCTGGAACAGAACATCATGGCTGTTAATGAAAAACCTGAGGTCAGTGAAGGCACTGGGAAAGAAACTATTACCTATTTGAAAAGTCGAATTAAGGAACTGGAGCACCTGCTATCTGAGAGACTGACATCTCTACAGCAGCAACACGAAAAGGACAAGGAGAGACTCAAG GCTGGATTTGAACAGGGCATCACCTTGTTGAGGGAGTCTCATAGGAAAGCCACAGAAGTCCTTCTCCTCAAACACCAGCGGGAGCAGGAGTTGTtaaaggaggagaaagaaagacttCTAACTGAAGAAGTGGCCGCCTGTCTCACTG TTATAGAAACTATGAAGAGAGCCCATAGCTCAGAGCTGGAGAAAATGCTTCAGAAGGCATGTCGGGAGAAGACCTATAGCGGTGGCACAAATATTGACGTGATACTGAAAAATCACAG tgaGGAGTTGTCAGCAGTTCAGAGGGAGCTGGATGCATTGTCTGAGCAGTACACGCAAAAATGTCTGGAGAATATGCACCTGGCTGAAGCTctgcaggcagagagagacgcTCTACAGCAGTATCAGTGCCAGAACCTAGCACTTAGTGCTCACAATCAG GAGCTAACTAGTCACCTTGCTGAGGAGATCATGAGATTGTCAACAGTGGCAAAGGATGGTTGTAATCATGATAGGGAACAATATGAACTGATG ATCAAGCTCCAGGTAAAAGAGTTCTGTCAGGAACAGGaaattgacattttaaaaaatgaactcTATGCTGCCAAAATG GATCAAAAAGTTGCTTCAGAGAGATTCCAAGAAATTCAGACAGAACTCAACTTGGTCAAGGAGACAGCAGAACAACAAATTTCACAGCTGAATGAGAATCTGAGACTAGTTTATGAGGCCTTAGAAGAGTCTATAAAGAAGACGACGCCAGCTACTCCACTTGCTGCTTCCTCCCAGCCTGTGCTATTTAAAAGCTGA